ATACACAAAAACCTGCACCAATAACGATACTAATCCAGGATGAAATTGTAGCTAATAGGTTTGTTGGGAAAATCTTATAAATCAAATATCCTAAAATACATCCTGTTACTGCAATATTAAAAATGTTTGCACCCAGGGAAATTATACCACCATGTTGAAAAAGTAGTGCCTGTAATATCAATGCTGAACTTACAATCAAAAAAGCAGACAGAGGGCCTAAAAGAACAGCAGTTAGTACACTACCTAATATATGTACAGATGTTCCACCAATAACTGGGAAAGAAATTAATTGAATTGTAAAAACAAACGCAGCCGATACTCCCATCAGTGGAATTCTATCAGGTACTATAAATCTGTTAACTTTCTTAATAGCATAAATGAGAAAGACAAAAGATACAATATTGGTTACTGCTGATGTTTTAATATCCAGAAAACCATCAGGAATATGCATATTTATTCTATCTGCCCTTTCTTAATTTTTTTATTTGTAACAATATAAAACAATATACCTGTAAGACCAAATATGAAACTTATTCCGATTAAGATTTTTTTCCATATAGGTAAGTAATGTGTTATTTCTGGTTTTGTAGTTAAGCCTTCAGTAATATCAATTTCTTTTACAATCCCATGCCCCATTCCATCGTTCACTTCTATCTTCCATTTACCTATTGAATCCGGGTAAAAGACAAAACATCCATTCTTGTCTGTGACCCCTGTTTGGAATTCGGTCTGTCTATCTTGTGGAGAAAATATTTTAACTTCACTATAAGACATTGGTGTACCATCGCTATAATAAACTTTTATTCCTACTCCGCCTTTTATAACTGAATATTCAACACCATGTCCGAAACAATATTTGATTCCGAAAACAAGGATGACAATTAAAATTATTCTTTTCATTTTTTCCCCTCGGAAATAAAAAATGTTAACGAACTACCGATTCCTTTATAACTTGTAGTAATTAAATATTTTCCAGATGATTTTATTTTTAATATTAACTGGCCATCTTTATTTGTTCTAAGAAAAAAGTTCTTTTTACCATTAATTGAAATGGAAGCAGTTAAACTAACTGGCTTTCCATCGTAAAATATTTTTATCGGTAGTTCTTCACCAAGTTTTAGTTGCGAAACTTCTTTCTCAGGTACAATTTCCAATCCGCATTTTAGAAAATATTTTAATTCGTTTCCTTGACCAACAGTAACTAATGATTTTGCTGTATAGATTGGATTTTTTAATGGCTGTCTTTGTAATGAGAATAAAATTATATATGTTCCTTCTTCTTCAAAAAAGACTTCCGATACTATTACATTTAAATTTTTGTCAGGTTTTGTTTTATATAATTTTTCTTTGTTCTCTGGAGTGATAACTTTAAACCCGTTAAATACTCGCTCGCTTAAAATCACATCACTTTTGGGAAAATTATGTCCACTGCAAGCAAAAACTTTGGTTGTCTCTCTTATTGATGGACGAAAATTTTCCAAATCAATCCAATGTTCATGACAAAAACCTAAACTATAAAATAATAAAAATCCTATAACTGAAGATAATATCTTCATTTTTAATTTTTTCTCCTTTAAGAAAATTATGTTATTGCACGGCTGGGTTATCCAGCCGTGCAATTTCTAAACTCATATAGGCAACATCTACCATTAGAACCTGTACATCAAAGTGGTATTTGCTCTGATACTATTAGCATCTTTACTAAATTCAAGTCCAGTCTTAAATATGATATTTTCAGCCAATGGAGCATATACGCCGGGCAAAATTGACCAACTTTCACCCAATTTTTCATAATCTCCTACTAAAAATTCAACTCCAGCAGCAATTCCGTGTGGATCTGCAGAAATTGGTGTTTTTATTCCTAATGCAAAACTTTTAATAGATTCGTCCCCATCTTTACCAAAATTCAGATTCAAACAAATATTTGAATGTTCACCAAAATCACGACTCAATATTAATGTTGCCTCATACACTTTTTGTCCACCAAGAAGTTCTTCACTACGCTCGAATGGTTGCTCATATGTAAAAACAAGAGCAATATCTACAGGAAGTTGTTTTGCTTCTGTTATTCTTCCTTGAAGTGTCAAAGCAAATGCTTCCATAAATGGAGAAGGTCCATTCTGTGCATATTGTTCATATTGAGGGTCAGTAAGCTCGACAACAAGATGTCCTGCTCCAAACTTCGCAAAATGAGTATGGAAGTCAAACATTAACCTGTCAGTTATGCCGTATGAGAGACCTGGTGTAAATTCCCAGTGGTCTAAGTTCGGTTCGTTTTTATCATCAACCATGTAGTCATAGTGTAAATGAAAAACAAACTCTCCTTTTTTTGCTGTGCTGTAACTCTCCATCTCAATATATTCCATTGCATGATGAGCAAAGGAATACTTACCAAAAGCCAATACCACTATAATTATCAAACCGATACTTAAAAACTTTTTCATCTTTTAATTCACCTCCTTTCTTTGCGTTTTTAATTTTTTTCCCTTAGCATCACCTCCTTATTCACCTCGTTCCTGCACGCAGGAGCGTAGTTCATACATTTTTCACAATCGTGTTACCAATAAACAAAAAAATAATACTACCTATATTTCTTTACCAGTTGTTGTCATGGTTAGAGAACCATGTTTGACACCTTTTGTTGATTTCAATCTGTAAGTTAATTTTTCAATTTCCTTTGGTTTCCCTTTTGTGACTACTATCTCCAGACAATTATCATGGTCTAAATGAACATGTTGCGATGAAACAATTAAGTCGTGAAAGTCATGCTGAATATCAGTTAGTTTATTTACCAGTTCTCTTTTATGGTGATTATAAACCAATGTAATTGTTCCGGCTACTTCTTTTCCTTCTATCCATTCTTTTTTGACAAAATACTCCCTGATTAAATCTCCGATTGCTTTGGACCTGGTGGGATAATTTTTCTCTCCAATCTCTTTATCAAATTTTGTTACAAGGTCATCATCAAGTGAAATGCTAAATCGTTTCAGTTTTGACATTTTAATTCCCCATGAGTGTTACGTTGTTTATAATTATAACATTTTATTAAACAAAAGTCAAGATTAAAATTAAATTTATCAAAATTAGGGGAATGCACACTTTCCTACAAAAATTACGTGACTTCATAATGTAATTGTTTTAAAGATATCTTGCGAATGTAGAATTTGTTGGATACGGCGGACTGTGAGGTTGAATCTTTTTGCTAGTCTGACATTTGTCCATTTTTGAGCTTTTTCTGTTCCCAGAGCCTAATAACAGGTAGATGAGCAAGAATTTACATCTCATTTTTTATGAATTCTGGGGATATATTTTTAGTCAGAAACACATTCCCGGATTTGAAGAATTTTATTCCATTTTTGTATGCTTCCCTTGAATTAATTCTAAGTATCACCGGTTTCGGGTCCCTTCGCACTCCAACTTTGTAAGCATCTCCTTCTGTTGCACTTAAATGGACAACTGTCTGCCCATTGGTTTCAGTCCTTCCTTCAATATTCCTGGTAAAGAGTTTCTGGGTGTCCCGTGATAAAGTACCTCAGGTGGTTCTACTTCTGGCAGGTTTAGATTAACAGCGATACTGTGTCCATATGTTGCCCGGATTTTATCTCCTATAATTTCAAATCTTCTCTTCGGTGATGAATCTATTATTTCAATTATTGTTTCCTTCGTCAAAGATGGAATCTTCTCACGAACACTACTGACAAATTTGTCAACTTCAACAAATCCTTGTTCGTCAAGTTTTAATCCAAACTTTTCAGGATTGTGTCGTAAAATATATGACATAAATTTTGATATTTTTACTTTTTTATTTTTCCAGTTCATTTGCATTCTTTTTCTATGGCTTCAGTAACAGATTCACAGATAAGCGGTTTTATTCCTGCTTCTTTAAGCCGTTTTTGAATATGTGGCAGAAGAAAGATACATTCTTCTTCTATCTCAACTTTTGGTGAAATTTCTCTGATTATTTTTTTAAACTTTTGATAGCTTTCTTTTGGACTGAAAGAAAGAACAACCGCTAACCAGCAGTGGATATTGGAAGACAAAAGATTTCTTAATGCTTCAATTTGCAAATTAAATCCTTCAGGGACGGCACCTGTAAGAAGAGAGAACTCTTCTGGATTTGTGCCTTTAACTGAAACTCTTACACTGAGATTATCAAATTTTTTCAGTTCCTGAGCAAAGTCTGTATCAATTAAAGTACCGTTAGTTTCAAGGATAAACCTATAGTCTGTCTTATCAATCAGGGTTAATAATTCAAGCAGATGTTCCTTTGTCAGAGTTGGTTCATTACCGCTTATTCTTAATTGGTTGTAGTTTCTTCTTTTAGCAACTGAAACTAAAGCCCTGAATACTTCTTCGGGTGGATAAAATCTACCACATTTGTCAGGATTATCCCTCGGGAAATTACTCCAACAAAATACACACTTTAGGTTACAGCCACAACAATCTGCAGTTGCTATACCACCATACCACTGGCCACCACGGACAAGACGATAATACCTGCGTTTATTGCCATTAATGACTTTCTGTCTTATCTCATCTGCTCTAATAATTGGGTTATACATTTCTTTATTGCAAAGTTATGTTAAACAATTTTATCGCATTTTGTAAGGTTAAATCTACAACTTCATCAACTGTTATTTTCTTCATTGAAGACAATGCAAATTGAATTATTTTATCCAAAATATCTATAGAGCCGCTATATCAATGTTTGTTATAAATTCTCCGTTTCTTCCAAATGCACATGTGTATCAACAATATTGCCAGTCATTTTTTAAAGCAATAAATAGAACTGCTTTGGTGAAAGTTCTCTAAATTCATCTGTATTTAATGCAATATGTTTTCTTACATCTACACAAAGATGACATTTGCCCACATAGCCATCAGGAAGTTCAGCATAACCATATTTTTCTTTTGCGAATCGCATCAAGTCATAAGGACCATTTTCTACAAGAATTTTAGTCAATGGCAAATTATCCAGATTAAAATTTTCATAGAATTTAACTAAATCTCTCGCATCACCAATAGATAAACCACCACAAAAGTAAGGTATATAATTTCCGTACAAATCAAAATGTGCATGCTGTGACTTCAGTATCTCAAACTCACAAGTTTCATCTGCAAATCTCTCTGCTGAATATTTTTTCGTCAAATCTCCAAGATAATATCCTGACTTACCACCTGGTATAAGTCCATATCCCTGCCAGAATATCCTACCAGTTTCTTCTTTTCCATATTTTTCTATCCATTTTTCAATAGGCACTGTATCATCTGTACCAAATGTAGCAATTTCAAATACACAATGTTCCATATAGATGATAACACCGTCCTTGCCAAAAATATTATAGGCATTTTCTATAGCATAAAGAGTTCTTTTTAATGGAATGTTTTCAGCATGGAATGGAGAACAACTTATAAGAATACGTTTAAGTCCTACCTTGCGGAGTTCACTGAATTTTGCAGAGATTTCATTTTCATACTGCCACCAACCTGCATTGGTTTCAACATAACCAAGATAAATATTTGAATTTATCGTCTCTTTTACTGCTTCAAGAAGTAAAGGGAAATTTAGGAAGGGTTCGCCGCCGGCAAGATGTATTCCATGAAATAAAACATTTTTTAATGGATTAGGATGATAATCTTGCCAGATAGATTTTATTCCAGCAAGAATTGACCTTAAAGTCTTAATATCCATCCAGTCATTCCATGCAGGCCCACAAGCATAAAGACAATGCTTGCAACCTGACTGACATTTGTAACTGAGTATTATCCCTACTGAATCAATTGGTGTTATCATTTATTCCCTTGACTTTATTTTATCACATTACTCTCTAAAAATCAAGGTTTTTCTCTGTATTGTCTTCCTGAGCCAGCAGATTTCAGATTTTCCGAACATCAAGAAAATTTAATTTTTTCATTGGAATTTTTCCCCAAAAGCAACATATCATATACAGGAAGGTGATTATGATGAGCAATAAAGAATCAGGTCTTTGGACCTGGAAAGAGGTTGCAGAATTTTTAAAAGTAACAAAGCGATGGATTGATGAGGCTAGGAAAAAGAAAGGTCTTGGGTTCAAGCGCTTCGGGTGGCGAACAATAAGATACGACCCAGAAGAAGTCAAAAAATGGGCTGAAAAATTCGGCAATAATCAAACATCTTGATAGGAAATTGCGTGGTGATAGTATAAAAACGAATGGTGGTTTTTGTATGTTTTTGAGTTTATGTGTATATACGGTGTGGTTAATATATACCATATTTTCCGGGATACGTGATTGAGAATTATCAACTAAAAAATGACGACAACCGAATATCTTTTTCTACATCCATATATACGGTGATAACTTTCGGTATATATTGTGTAACTTTAAGTATATTCTTGTATGAATAACAGTATATATCATTATTTTCAACACAGGGAAATTTTATTGGAGGAGTAAAATGTTTGAACCGATAGTTTTCTTTTCATTAAATAATTTTCATGGAAAATTGAGAAGGCTTACACGGAGAGCAGTCAAAATTCTCTGGGAATCACAGGGACTAAATTTGCACCAAGGCCTTCCTTTAAATGCTCTCCGGTTGGAGTTGTTTGAAGAAAAGCTAAAGAAATATAAACCCACTACCCGACGGACATATCGGTACTTAGTTAATAAATTCTTAGAAGGAACTAATTCATTGGCAAAAATTGTTTGCGCAAAGAAAGCAGTTGTTCTTAAAAGAAAACCGGAAATTTTAAAAGAATGGCAATCAATAAGGAAGAAATCTGGTAATAGAAAAGTTTATATTTCATTTTTGAAGGGATGGGCTGTTCGGGCTGGTTTATCTCCTACTGAAATTACTATTGAGAAATTGAAAGAGTACCTGTCTGTTGTAGGACCAAAGACCTCTGTTGGATACATGGTGCGCATATGGAATGAATTATATGAAAAAGGTATTGTGCCTGTAAAACTTCCGGATATGCCTAAAAAAGTAAAGAAACCAATAAGTATACCAAGAAACGAATTACCAGAAAAACTTTTAAATGACTGGGAAAACTATAAGAAATTCGTAGTTAGCTCAAAAGGTAGCCGTGTCGGAAACCATAAAGTTAATGAACAAACATTTAAAGAGAGAGAAAAGTGTTTTTTGGAATATATTTATTTTCTTAAGTACAAATATAAACCACGCATTAATATTGAGAAATATAACTTGAGAGAAATTTTTCAGATTAATAAGAAAAATCGCTTGTTTATAAAAAAATTTATAAAATACAGGTCAGAAACGGTTAAACCGATATCAATAGTTCGTTATTTAGGAAACTTTTTTATTCCCGTGATATCTTATTATTTTGGAATGGATGTTTCTGACATAAAGCAGATGGTCCTTAAATGGAAGAAAAAATACAAACCTCATATAATGCCGGCAGTTTATCAACAAAAAATAAGTAATATTAACTTTCAATTTCTTGAAAAACTTCC
This sequence is a window from Elusimicrobiota bacterium. Protein-coding genes within it:
- a CDS encoding DUF4198 domain-containing protein codes for the protein MKILSSVIGFLLFYSLGFCHEHWIDLENFRPSIRETTKVFACSGHNFPKSDVILSERVFNGFKVITPENKEKLYKTKPDKNLNVIVSEVFFEEEGTYIILFSLQRQPLKNPIYTAKSLVTVGQGNELKYFLKCGLEIVPEKEVSQLKLGEELPIKIFYDGKPVSLTASISINGKKNFFLRTNKDGQLILKIKSSGKYLITTSYKGIGSSLTFFISEGKK
- a CDS encoding excisionase family DNA-binding protein; protein product: MMSNKESGLWTWKEVAEFLKVTKRWIDEARKKKGLGFKRFGWRTIRYDPEEVKKWAEKFGNNQTS
- the nikR gene encoding nickel-responsive transcriptional regulator NikR gives rise to the protein MSKLKRFSISLDDDLVTKFDKEIGEKNYPTRSKAIGDLIREYFVKKEWIEGKEVAGTITLVYNHHKRELVNKLTDIQHDFHDLIVSSQHVHLDHDNCLEIVVTKGKPKEIEKLTYRLKSTKGVKHGSLTMTTTGKEI
- a CDS encoding radical SAM protein, encoding MYNPIIRADEIRQKVINGNKRRYYRLVRGGQWYGGIATADCCGCNLKCVFCWSNFPRDNPDKCGRFYPPEEVFRALVSVAKRRNYNQLRISGNEPTLTKEHLLELLTLIDKTDYRFILETNGTLIDTDFAQELKKFDNLSVRVSVKGTNPEEFSLLTGAVPEGFNLQIEALRNLLSSNIHCWLAVVLSFSPKESYQKFKKIIREISPKVEIEEECIFLLPHIQKRLKEAGIKPLICESVTEAIEKECK
- a CDS encoding energy-coupling factor ABC transporter permease, translated to MHIPDGFLDIKTSAVTNIVSFVFLIYAIKKVNRFIVPDRIPLMGVSAAFVFTIQLISFPVIGGTSVHILGSVLTAVLLGPLSAFLIVSSALILQALLFQHGGIISLGANIFNIAVTGCILGYLIYKIFPTNLLATISSWISIVIGAGFCVLELFLSGKINLKTGLIAMLSTHVIAGVIEATVTYLILSAIDKIKPDLRNITKL
- a CDS encoding radical SAM protein, producing MITPIDSVGIILSYKCQSGCKHCLYACGPAWNDWMDIKTLRSILAGIKSIWQDYHPNPLKNVLFHGIHLAGGEPFLNFPLLLEAVKETINSNIYLGYVETNAGWWQYENEISAKFSELRKVGLKRILISCSPFHAENIPLKRTLYAIENAYNIFGKDGVIIYMEHCVFEIATFGTDDTVPIEKWIEKYGKEETGRIFWQGYGLIPGGKSGYYLGDLTKKYSAERFADETCEFEILKSQHAHFDLYGNYIPYFCGGLSIGDARDLVKFYENFNLDNLPLTKILVENGPYDLMRFAKEKYGYAELPDGYVGKCHLCVDVRKHIALNTDEFRELSPKQFYLLL